DNA sequence from the Centroberyx gerrardi isolate f3 chromosome 22, fCenGer3.hap1.cur.20231027, whole genome shotgun sequence genome:
TTAACTTCGACGAAGgttaggcgtgtgtgtgtgtgtgtgtctcctgccTAGCTGATGGACTTGAGCATGGACCAGGGGTTGGTGCCGCGGACCTCTATGGGCGGCTCGTTGGAGAAGATGTGGTTGCAGAGTTGGTCCAGCGGCGGCTCGGGGTCCGACGTGGCGAACTGAGCCGCCTCCTCGATCTGCTTCCGGATCTCCACGTCCATTATCTGACGGGACAGGAACGGTTTGTGTTATTCCTCCGAttacacaacacatttttaaaaacctcATCTAAATCAACTGACTGAGAACACTTTTACAGGATTCCCACATTCACTTGGGACATTAAATTCAAGGCTTTTACTGACTTTAAAgatcttgtttggtgaaattaaaGCATGATGTTgatcaaaattagacatcaaaGAGGCATTATTTATTACTCTGATCGATTACTGTGATCTTCAAGTCAAAAAGCTGCTATATcaacaaatctccatcacagggttttcctcaggatgggAATTTGGGTGTAGCATTttaataaaattttaaaaaatcaagtactttcaaggccatccattcatcaaaaccttttttttttcttttcatatccAAAAAccttcaaggattttcaaggcctgaGGGAATTCTGTTTTTAATACAGTAACAGCCTGAGGGAGAAGCTGCTAATTTCAGCAAATTTGTCCCTACAAAAAGACACTGTTATGAAAAAAACTTGTCAAACTAGTTGAATTCATCACACACAAGCTTCCATCTGCTATTGGTCTAaaaacatcacatgacatcacatggtCATGTTCCCTTGTGCAAAAGTGTCTCCATTTCCATCCTTCTTTCTGGTTCattggtgtgtaaatgtatgctTACATGTATTTAGGCTATGGACCCAGAACCAGATTACGCACTTTTATGTTCAGGTGTCTCATTTGCTGACTGTTAGTTAAGTCGTgttgtgtgtgatttgtgtgcCGTGCTCTTAACTTTCATAAACCTGCTTGCAAAGCAAATTTCCCTTCAGGGACAATAAaagaattgaactgaaattgaattgcCTTTGTTTCAGTCCCCATGCTAACATCTGTTGGTTGACTCGTTCAGAGGTTCGGCTCGCTGAGCTTGTTAGAGGATTTCTGCGGTGAGATGGTATCAAACCGATGTGGCTttgtgagtttttccagtttccCTAGGTTACGGCTGCCTCTTTAATCTCCATCGCCCCCACTAGCATGGAGAGTACAGATCAATACAGAGCCGCAGCGAGCATACACCAATTTATATGCAGTGCCATGTTCGACCGGTTCTATTTCGGGCAACTTTTGCTTCATTGTTAGTTTACTGATGCCTCTACTGAAGGCCACAGAGAAGCTGTTGAAGAAGGGGAGACGGCTTCTGTCACCTTCCTCCACCCAGACTGCCCCACCCAGACTGCCCCACCCAGACTGCCCCACCTGGTCTGGAAGCTCAAACTGGtgacttcatcatcatcatcataagcTCGGTTTTAACAGATGAAATCCTGACTCGGATGTTGGCTGTGCATTCTGCTGGATGACGCGTCACTGCAGACCGTTATTCGGCATTTGCTGTTTGTACGTGACTCTGCGTGTGTTTGTACCTTGAATTCCTCTGCGGAGGCCATGTTGTTGCTGAGCATGCGTTCCTTCAGCATGGAGATGGGGTCACTCTTGCTGCGCACTTCCTGGATTTCCTCGCGAGTTCGGTAGctgcaggaagtgacatcactgtTAGGACTTCCTCCAAATCCAAAACCCTAAATAACACTGAACTCTGATGCTCTGGAGATAATGTTTTTATCATAAACTGTACTGGACTGTCAGCATGCCTCTCTGCAGCTGTAACCTACTGTATGTCACGCTTCCTGAATGCAAATATTGACAATAGTATTGAATCAAGCTGTAAGATCtgtacagtctacagtctgtAGGTctacgttcagactgcaggccttcatgctcaaaCCCACACTGCTGGTCATCTCTGCTGTTTTTGGACagctgttcatatctattctcggatgtaacccatatctgatatTAATGTGAACTGACAGCCATGTTGAAAAGCCCTGTGAGCATGGGAACAATTGCTTTTTTGCATCTACACTTctcccacttgtttccaacacatttcattCACAGTATGTTGTTCaggttttgactgaattgaggcgtctccTCAAATATCAAGTCGACTATTAGCCTTTCTTTACATTGTTGCGTcttgttgtcctccatgctaacactgttaAGCCAAGCTACATCGGTGCCAAAATTACATCAACTGTCTCAGGTCAGTGTCATAAAGATTAACTTATTGTCAgggcaacgctgacaaatttTGATATTAGCGTTTAAATACAAGTCACATGCTTCGGTATCTAATTTTGTAGTTCATATCCAAATGATCCAGATAAGAATCGAGAAAATGTGACCATGCAgcttttttgctgttcacaccgACTAGAAAACATCAAATCTGtgtcacaaaaaaagaaaatacaaatatcagaactgggacactttcagctgcagtgtgaatgcagccaCTGTGAGTAGCAAATACTGCTCtaatgccaccaagacaaattcctgcacatttatCGCACTTGGCAATAAAATGACTGATCTTTGAATATCTACAACAAAAAAGCAGCCATTTGGGAATAATGACCAACTTAAcagcacctttcttaacaaggtCAATGAACAAATGGATAGTTAACCAGGtaatgatggaggagagagagcaggtgggTTAAtaatttcctcctctctgacccAGAAGGTGAACCAGAGGCTGAAATGAAACTGagtaacagagaaaacagagtgagagagagatgaaaaatgTGTGAGAACTGTGAGAGAATGTGGCAGGACAAGCTGGTGGAGCTGTGGGGGGGTCACGGGGTTAAAGGTCACTCACCTGACCCCGGGGTCACTCATGCTGTGTCCATGGTAACGGTAGGTCTGCAGCTCCATGAGGATGGGaccctgaaacacacaacagGTCGTTTCCAGGGTGAATGAACCTGAGCAGAGTTCATCCAAACTGACAAGGAGCCTCAACACCAGGACGAGTGGCCACAGCCTTACTGTTGGCcacttgctgctgcagtgcatgctggtctctctcctgctcctgtgggtggagaaactggtctctctcctcttctacgatggatttctccctgtatgattgctgaacgtctctcggtgcaaaatggcggctctagaaagaagccctcgctctttgattctgagggactgacaccaaaacctgacgtttaccgctgaggttttacatcctgaaacattttctcatatcaaactccactgtagctgctggacaCTTGACTTCACCTTGTCTATGATTGGCCAGTTAttcatgaagaagaaaaatacatcaaactACTAAATTGACCCAGAAGTACAAAGTACATCAACAGCTGTTTTTCCAAGTGTTAAAAGTATTTTAGGGTGAATTTTCCCTCAAAATATCATGATTCCTACCTCCCACCCCCAAACCCACACACTCCACCCCCACAGCGCTCACCTTGCCCGCTCTGCAGTGGTCTGCAGCGAACTTGGTGGCCTCTCTGACACACAGGATGTCCATCCCATCCACCTAGAGGAAGAGAACCAGCCGCAGGTCAAACACACAGCACCCACAGACAGATCAATACAGTGAGCACTAACCTTCACAACTAATGAACAGCCTTTTAGAACCAGCTGCTGGGGCTGCACAACTGTGTGTAGTCGTATATTGCAAATTTAGTTTTCACAACTAATAAAAAACGCATAATTTGTCAAATTGCAATGTCacactgctttattttacacCAAAGTAcagttgaaaatagtcaagagTTTGATGTATTTTGCAAAAAGTGGCATAAAAGTAATTTTGTTGCCCAAATCATTCAGACTAATAATCGTGATTAATCATTATCCCAATAACTAGCAAAATAATCCATATTATCATTTTAGCCCCAATTGTGCAGCCCCTTCAGCTCCAGTCCTAACTCTCAGtagttttcctgtgaaatgtttgtgtgcAGTATCATACATGAGCATCAAACAGCTGTATACATGCTCACACCTGCAACTGCCAGGACAGACCGTTGTCCTCCTGTTATAGTCTAGGTCCATCCAGGCTGCAGCATACAGCCACCGAGACACACTGCAGCTACCGCCCAAGACCGACATGTACGGATATCTGATTTCTAAGTAGTTCAGGTTTAGCTTagtctttggtttcctttggtataaagcagcacagaccggccgcttggtaaacatgagtgagctgtgtgacgtttactggcAAAACCTTAgagaggatttctgggtattgaggTTCAGTTTAAGTAGTTATCTTTCCCCGCCATTTGGAGATGCCGGCATgtaaagttgcctagtgcagctttaagtttctGTCATGATGTTTGTGTCTCACTCTGATTCCTGGTATGAAGTCTCCTCTCCTGTAGTAGTCGGTGCTGGCTGAAGCTCTCTCCACCGACGTCCCCATGCCGTATTTGTTGTTCTCACAGATGAAAATACACGGCAGCTTCCACAGGGCGGCCATGTTGAACGACTCGAAGATCTGGCCCTGATTGGAGCAGAGAGAACAGCTTTTATCATGGAGTCACAAATTCTGACCAATGAACATGAAAGGAACTCTGAATGGAAAATTAACCCCAGCCAAATATTGATCAATTTTGGCTGTGGTtggtaagtttgtctactctaccagccacaCCAACATCTGACTGTCCATCCTAAAAATGTAGTTGGttggtaaaataatgaaaatggcCTGTGGATTTTGAGTTGTACCTCGtctctgtagctgttggacaaAAAAGCTAATTTCTTCTCTTGGAACCGAGTGTCTTACCTGGTTGGCTGCTCCGTCTCCGTACAGCGTGACACACACCTGGTTGTTGCCTTGGTACTGGCAGGCCAGAGCAATGCCTGCTCCTAAAGGAACCTGGAGGATTGACAGGATAAGTTGAATAAAGCACTAACAACTGCCAAAAAGTTGTAGAAAAACAAGGACAGAATTTGTGATAAACTGCAACCCGTTTGGCTCCAAGAAACCAAATCCAAAAGCCCAACAGAGCTCACTGGTTACTTCAAACAAGGCATCCTGCTCCCATCACATGACTGTTAATTTGTTTCATACAGCGTGAGGAGACATTTATCAGTGAAGTCCTGTATACTGGGTTCATCCCAGTTATCGCTAATGCAACTTCGGGATCAATAGCTATAGACAACGAAAAACAGCCATGACAGGCATTGGTCATGACATAACCAATCAATGGGAAACTCTCGAGTCTGACAAGTCATCACTCATGTCAATGCAAGTTTTggatcaatagatatagatgaTGAGCGCAAACATTTTTGGGACACAGCTAAGAAGCCCTGAAATTTGTGCTGGTGTGGCTGATAAATTTCTACAGTcatacagtctgtgtgtgtgtgtgtgtgtgttacctgtgctCCCACAATGCCGTTGCCACCATAGAAGTGTGGGGCGTACATGTGCATAGAGCCTCCCTTGCCCTTGGCCACGCCCCCTTTACGACCTGAGAACaaagggggaaaagaggaaTGAAAACAGACATACTGAAGGTGTGTGAGGAGCAGAGAAGTTCATCCACAGGTCCAGTTTGTAGTTTCTGAACCCGACTCACCCGTCAGCTCGGCCAGGATCTCCTTGACGGCGACGCCGCGGGTGTAGGTGTAGCCGTGGGCGCGGTACGCCGTGATCAGGTGATCCGACGGGTTGATGGCCGCCTCGATGCCCATGGCACACGCTTCCtgcaggaggacacacacaccgcttAGGCAACTAACAGTGtttcagtaataataattataataatacattttatttgcaaAGCTTCTTTCCATACATGGTTTGTAGCTCAAAGTCCTGGACATAAATTGGAACattaaaagaaatacaaacaccTAAACAACCATTTAAAAACAAGGAAATCCAAAACTAGCGACTTGTGTtgaagcccacttctctaatcTCTAGGTGACTgctgcacctgtgtgtgtgtgtgtgtgtgtgcccacctGTCCGTCATAGAGGTGGCAGAAGCCCCTGATGATCTTCTGCTTGTAGAGCTGGTCGGCCTTCAGCTCCATGCGGCGGACGGTCTGCATGGTGCGGTAGTACTGCAGGCCCTGCTCCCGCGTCAGCTCCGCCCGCACCGGAGGCCCCTCCTCCAGACGGTGCACATCGCATTTCTATTGGCCAGGAGAGCGAGGGGAGGGGTGGGTTAGAAATAGCCTTACTgactttgtttttcaaatcaaaacaagtaaacatgtcgtccgcCTCAGGCACTTCTTGGGCCAATAagaagttttgtcaaaatcggaccagtagTGTAGCAGTTTCGAGGTTTGAAATTATGGAGTAATTACAGCACCAGTTTTCAACGCCAGAACAATCCCAAGATGCAGCATCcatccaagttttgtcaaaagcagaccagtggtgtctgaggtATCTGACAGTTTGATGAGCCCCTCAATTTCACCGCTTCAGGGAaaatttattgtttttaattctATTTTCTGTGCAATGAGGTTTGTGATTTCTTTACTTCCACTGTGATATTTTGTTTCCCTGATTTACCTTGATGTCAAAGGTCGCCTGAGGGGTGAAGTCAGCAAAAGAGCGGGAAACCACGATTCT
Encoded proteins:
- the pdha1b gene encoding pyruvate dehydrogenase E1 subunit alpha 1b isoform X3, translating into MAKTQRQPPKPPPVSTRASAAELVSAQTVPLARPAGRIVVSRSFADFTPQATFDIKKCDVHRLEEGPPVRAELTREQGLQYYRTMQTVRRMELKADQLYKQKIIRGFCHLYDGQEACAMGIEAAINPSDHLITAYRAHGYTYTRGVAVKEILAELTGRKGGVAKGKGGSMHMYAPHFYGGNGIVGAQVPLGAGIALACQYQGNNQVCVTLYGDGAANQGQIFESFNMAALWKLPCIFICENNKYGMGTSVERASASTDYYRRGDFIPGIRVDGMDILCVREATKFAADHCRAGKGPILMELQTYRYHGHSMSDPGVSYRTREEIQEVRSKSDPISMLKERMLSNNMASAEEFKIMDVEIRKQIEEAAQFATSDPEPPLDQLCNHIFSNEPPIEVRGTNPWSMLKSIS
- the pdha1b gene encoding pyruvate dehydrogenase E1 subunit alpha 1b isoform X5 codes for the protein MQNMLTIISNALCRITGRNVAGRIVVSRSFADFTPQATFDIKKCDVHRLEEGPPVRAELTREQGLQYYRTMQTVRRMELKADQLYKQKIIRGFCHLYDGQEACAMGIEAAINPSDHLITAYRAHGYTYTRGVAVKEILAELTGRKGGVAKGKGGSMHMYAPHFYGGNGIVGAQVPLGAGIALACQYQGNNQVCVTLYGDGAANQGQIFESFNMAALWKLPCIFICENNKYGMGTSVERASASTDYYRRGDFIPGIRVDGMDILCVREATKFAADHCRAGKGPILMELQTYRYHGHSMSDPGVSYRTREEIQEVRSKSDPISMLKERMLSNNMASAEEFKIMDVEIRKQIEEAAQFATSDPEPPLDQLCNHIFSNEPPIEVRGTNPWSMLKSIS
- the pdha1b gene encoding pyruvate dehydrogenase E1 subunit alpha 1b isoform X1, with translation MQNMLTIISNALCRITGRNVGAQTVSELLIDLSEYVTLTSPAAPAMAKTQRQPPKPPPVSTRASAAELVSAQTVPLARPAGRIVVSRSFADFTPQATFDIKKCDVHRLEEGPPVRAELTREQGLQYYRTMQTVRRMELKADQLYKQKIIRGFCHLYDGQEACAMGIEAAINPSDHLITAYRAHGYTYTRGVAVKEILAELTGRKGGVAKGKGGSMHMYAPHFYGGNGIVGAQVPLGAGIALACQYQGNNQVCVTLYGDGAANQGQIFESFNMAALWKLPCIFICENNKYGMGTSVERASASTDYYRRGDFIPGIRVDGMDILCVREATKFAADHCRAGKGPILMELQTYRYHGHSMSDPGVSYRTREEIQEVRSKSDPISMLKERMLSNNMASAEEFKIMDVEIRKQIEEAAQFATSDPEPPLDQLCNHIFSNEPPIEVRGTNPWSMLKSIS
- the pdha1b gene encoding pyruvate dehydrogenase E1 subunit alpha 1b isoform X4 — its product is MQNMLTIISNALCRITGRNVGAQTVSEAGRIVVSRSFADFTPQATFDIKKCDVHRLEEGPPVRAELTREQGLQYYRTMQTVRRMELKADQLYKQKIIRGFCHLYDGQEACAMGIEAAINPSDHLITAYRAHGYTYTRGVAVKEILAELTGRKGGVAKGKGGSMHMYAPHFYGGNGIVGAQVPLGAGIALACQYQGNNQVCVTLYGDGAANQGQIFESFNMAALWKLPCIFICENNKYGMGTSVERASASTDYYRRGDFIPGIRVDGMDILCVREATKFAADHCRAGKGPILMELQTYRYHGHSMSDPGVSYRTREEIQEVRSKSDPISMLKERMLSNNMASAEEFKIMDVEIRKQIEEAAQFATSDPEPPLDQLCNHIFSNEPPIEVRGTNPWSMLKSIS
- the pdha1b gene encoding pyruvate dehydrogenase E1 subunit alpha 1b isoform X2 — protein: MQNMLTIISNALCRITGRNVLLIDLSEYVTLTSPAAPAMAKTQRQPPKPPPVSTRASAAELVSAQTVPLARPAGRIVVSRSFADFTPQATFDIKKCDVHRLEEGPPVRAELTREQGLQYYRTMQTVRRMELKADQLYKQKIIRGFCHLYDGQEACAMGIEAAINPSDHLITAYRAHGYTYTRGVAVKEILAELTGRKGGVAKGKGGSMHMYAPHFYGGNGIVGAQVPLGAGIALACQYQGNNQVCVTLYGDGAANQGQIFESFNMAALWKLPCIFICENNKYGMGTSVERASASTDYYRRGDFIPGIRVDGMDILCVREATKFAADHCRAGKGPILMELQTYRYHGHSMSDPGVSYRTREEIQEVRSKSDPISMLKERMLSNNMASAEEFKIMDVEIRKQIEEAAQFATSDPEPPLDQLCNHIFSNEPPIEVRGTNPWSMLKSIS